A single genomic interval of Oleidesulfovibrio alaskensis DSM 16109 harbors:
- a CDS encoding M48 family metallopeptidase: MAAPEFTIPRYRRPVRRRYAALLIAVLCLNLVLAPLAAAPAHAFGFGEFTVKDEIELGKKFRVLVKSRLPIIEDPEIADYVRELVARLQAVIPPQPFPFETSVVLDNNMNAFATPGGYVFVYTGLLLNLENESEVAGVLAHELAHVTQRHVAKRIEAAQKVSLLSMAGLLAGLLLGKGEAKDAMLFGTAAATQAAMLNYSRTDEREADQMGMQYLIKAGFSPWGLPGAFKHIQNQQWRSGGGVPQYLSTHPDVQQRIQYLSNQVRLLPAAQREIKDDNTRFRRIQTLIRARFADQEAAMHYFNNSGTLPPELALMGKGIVYARQNKISTAAEFFDQAVSLAPSDALVLREAGRFHYNKGDSKRAAGLLQRAVMNNPHDLMALFFFARLLADNGQVDKAVEYYRQVLQKLPEDSEVHYYYGRMLGENNRLFEGHLQLAYSALYANNKRKVEFHRKQAETLARTEDDKAELERFDTRHAERAEFW, from the coding sequence ATGGCAGCACCCGAGTTCACCATTCCGCGTTACCGGCGCCCTGTGCGGCGCCGGTACGCGGCTCTGCTAATCGCAGTGCTCTGCCTGAACCTTGTTCTGGCACCGCTTGCTGCCGCTCCGGCGCACGCCTTCGGGTTTGGTGAATTCACTGTCAAAGACGAAATCGAACTGGGCAAAAAGTTCAGAGTTCTTGTAAAATCCCGCCTGCCAATCATTGAAGATCCTGAAATAGCAGATTATGTGCGGGAACTTGTGGCCCGTCTGCAGGCCGTCATTCCGCCTCAGCCTTTTCCTTTTGAAACCAGCGTGGTGCTGGACAATAACATGAACGCATTCGCCACGCCCGGCGGATACGTTTTTGTCTACACCGGTCTGCTGCTCAATCTTGAAAACGAATCGGAAGTTGCGGGGGTGCTGGCCCACGAACTGGCGCACGTGACCCAGCGCCATGTGGCCAAACGCATCGAGGCCGCACAAAAAGTCAGTCTGCTGTCCATGGCCGGACTGCTGGCCGGTTTGCTGCTGGGCAAAGGGGAAGCCAAGGACGCCATGCTTTTCGGCACTGCCGCGGCCACTCAGGCCGCCATGCTCAACTACAGCCGCACAGATGAGCGCGAAGCCGACCAGATGGGTATGCAGTACCTGATCAAGGCGGGTTTTTCACCCTGGGGATTGCCCGGCGCCTTCAAACACATTCAGAACCAGCAGTGGCGCAGCGGCGGCGGTGTGCCGCAATATCTCAGCACACACCCCGACGTACAGCAGCGTATACAGTATCTGAGCAATCAGGTCCGCCTGCTGCCCGCTGCCCAGCGCGAAATCAAAGATGACAACACCCGCTTCCGGCGCATCCAGACCCTTATCAGGGCCCGCTTTGCCGATCAGGAAGCAGCAATGCACTATTTCAACAATTCCGGAACACTGCCGCCGGAACTGGCCCTTATGGGCAAAGGCATTGTCTACGCGCGGCAGAACAAAATCTCCACCGCAGCGGAATTTTTTGATCAGGCAGTCAGCCTTGCGCCTTCAGACGCTCTCGTCCTGCGTGAGGCCGGGCGCTTCCACTATAATAAAGGAGACAGCAAGCGCGCAGCAGGACTGCTGCAGCGGGCAGTGATGAACAACCCGCACGACCTGATGGCGCTGTTTTTCTTTGCACGGCTGCTGGCAGACAACGGACAGGTGGACAAAGCCGTGGAATACTACCGGCAGGTATTACAGAAACTGCCCGAAGATTCAGAAGTTCACTACTACTACGGGCGCATGCTCGGAGAAAACAACCGATTGTTTGAAGGTCATCTGCAGCTGGCATACAGCGCACTCTACGCCAACAACAAACGCAAAGTGGAATTTCACCGCAAGCAGGCGGAAACACTTGCCCGCACAGAGGATGACAAGGCCGAACTGGAACGGTTTGACACCCGTCATGCAGAACGTGCGGAGTTCTGGTAG
- a CDS encoding macro domain-containing protein translates to MQWSSATGCLEILQGDLTLFKADAVVNAANSRLAGGGGVDGALHAAAGPALLADCSRWVARHGLLPAGKAMVTPAHRLPARHVIHTVGPVWRGGKNNEETTLRQAYESCFTLCRSNGFAHVAFPAISCGTYGYPASPAARVALACAAQALACQGAPAKITFVLHTAQMYTIWLKAAQDAAPDL, encoded by the coding sequence ATGCAATGGTCTTCAGCAACAGGCTGTCTGGAAATACTGCAGGGCGATCTGACCCTTTTCAAAGCCGACGCCGTTGTCAATGCGGCCAACAGCCGTCTGGCCGGAGGCGGGGGTGTTGACGGAGCCTTACATGCAGCCGCAGGCCCCGCGCTGCTGGCTGACTGCTCGCGTTGGGTGGCCCGCCACGGACTACTGCCCGCAGGCAAGGCCATGGTCACCCCTGCCCACAGACTGCCGGCCCGCCATGTCATTCATACTGTCGGCCCCGTGTGGCGCGGCGGTAAAAACAATGAAGAGACAACCCTGCGACAGGCGTACGAATCCTGCTTCACCCTGTGCCGCAGCAACGGTTTCGCCCATGTGGCTTTTCCGGCCATAAGCTGCGGAACATACGGGTATCCGGCATCGCCGGCCGCCCGGGTGGCACTGGCGTGTGCCGCACAGGCTCTGGCCTGTCAGGGCGCCCCCGCAAAAATAACCTTCGTGCTGCATACGGCACAAATGTACACAATCTGGTTGAAAGCTGCGCAAGATGCGGCGCCAGACCTGTAA
- the hslV gene encoding ATP-dependent protease subunit HslV: MDLKGTTILAVKDDEGVSMAGDGQVTLGQAIVMKHGARKVRRIYKDRIIAGFAGSTADAFTLFERFEAKLEEFGGNLLRASVEMAKDWRKDKFLRRLEAMLLVSDGTTLLMLSGTGDVIEPDDGVAAIGSGGPYALAAARALQRHTALSAQEIVTKAMAIAGELCVFTNDHLTVENARRA, translated from the coding sequence ATGGATCTGAAAGGAACGACTATTCTGGCGGTAAAAGATGACGAAGGTGTTTCCATGGCCGGTGACGGACAGGTTACGCTCGGTCAGGCCATTGTAATGAAACATGGAGCCCGCAAAGTCAGACGCATATATAAAGATAGAATCATCGCCGGATTCGCAGGGTCAACGGCCGATGCGTTCACGTTGTTTGAACGCTTTGAAGCCAAGCTGGAAGAATTTGGCGGCAACCTGCTGCGCGCCAGCGTTGAGATGGCGAAAGACTGGAGAAAAGACAAGTTTCTGCGGAGACTTGAGGCCATGTTGCTCGTTTCGGACGGCACCACCCTGCTTATGCTGAGCGGCACCGGCGACGTCATTGAACCGGACGACGGCGTGGCAGCCATCGGCAGCGGCGGCCCTTATGCTCTGGCCGCGGCACGGGCACTGCAACGCCACACGGCCCTGAGCGCTCAGGAAATTGTGACCAAAGCCATGGCCATTGCGGGCGAGCTGTGTGTTTTCACCAATGACCACCTGACCGTGGAAAACGCGCGGCGGGCATAA
- the ispE gene encoding 4-(cytidine 5'-diphospho)-2-C-methyl-D-erythritol kinase: protein MLTVPQQTIRSGCKINLFLEITGVRPDGYHELVTLFYPLSEPFDLMEISPATHGVTVLSERADLCGDKNIICKAWHTFAAAGGTPPPMQVRLAKGVPDGAGLGGGSANAAAVLKLLNTAGGAPRFSDTALAKIAAQVGADVPFFLHNTPCLATGVGEKLVPAPLDLSGWHLVLVCPGVQVSTPWAYNRWDTLYRSGLHHPCGQLPAAHAPAACAQLQTTGPDRPVRAETGCAGRKKNTCRSLTTERQADSKPVSRALWLFNSFETVVFSAYSELRQHKNTLLAHGASAALMSGSGSSLFGLFRDKAQAEAAMLHFCQRSIAVYVHRL from the coding sequence ATGCTTACCGTTCCGCAACAGACCATCCGCTCGGGGTGCAAGATAAACCTGTTTCTGGAGATAACGGGAGTGCGGCCTGACGGCTACCACGAACTGGTCACGCTGTTCTATCCGCTGTCAGAGCCTTTTGACCTGATGGAAATCAGCCCCGCAACGCATGGAGTGACCGTGCTGAGCGAACGGGCCGACCTGTGCGGCGACAAAAACATCATCTGCAAGGCATGGCACACGTTCGCGGCAGCAGGCGGTACTCCGCCGCCCATGCAGGTACGCCTTGCAAAAGGGGTACCCGACGGCGCCGGACTGGGCGGCGGCAGTGCCAACGCGGCCGCAGTGCTCAAGCTGCTGAACACCGCGGGAGGAGCTCCACGTTTTTCTGACACCGCTCTGGCAAAAATAGCTGCGCAGGTAGGTGCCGATGTGCCCTTTTTTCTGCATAACACGCCGTGCCTTGCAACAGGCGTAGGTGAAAAACTTGTCCCCGCGCCCCTTGACCTTTCCGGGTGGCACCTTGTACTAGTCTGCCCCGGAGTTCAGGTTTCCACTCCATGGGCTTATAACCGGTGGGACACTCTTTACCGGAGCGGGCTGCATCACCCGTGCGGGCAGTTGCCCGCCGCGCACGCACCGGCGGCCTGCGCACAGTTGCAGACAACAGGGCCGGACCGCCCGGTACGGGCCGAAACAGGCTGCGCAGGCAGGAAAAAAAATACCTGCCGCAGCTTGACAACTGAACGGCAAGCCGATAGTAAACCTGTCTCTCGTGCCCTGTGGCTCTTTAACAGCTTTGAAACGGTGGTTTTCTCGGCCTATTCCGAACTGAGACAGCACAAGAACACGCTTCTTGCGCACGGCGCTTCGGCTGCTCTGATGAGCGGCAGCGGTTCCAGTCTGTTCGGCCTTTTCAGGGACAAGGCTCAGGCCGAGGCGGCAATGCTCCACTTCTGTCAAAGAAGCATTGCAGTATACGTCCACCGACTATAA
- a CDS encoding ribose-phosphate diphosphokinase, whose product MHGDLKIITGTANPELASAICNHLGCHLTPTLCETFSDGEIRIEIGDNVRGDDVFIVQPTCAPVNDNLIQLSLMLDALKRASVGRVTAVVPYYGYARQDRKVSPRAPISARLMADLLEAAGMHRLVTVDLHAGQIQGFFNCPVDNLYAAPVILDYLRQTVTNDIVIVSPDAGGVERARAYAKRLGASLAIIDKRRDKPNQAEAMNVIGEVKGKTAIVVDDMIDTAGTMVAAGNVLLTKGAKEVMACTTHPVLSGPAIERLCESSFSQVVVTDTIPLGSKLQACSKLKVLSVAGLLAKAIHNIHTESSVSVLFV is encoded by the coding sequence ATGCATGGCGATTTAAAAATTATTACCGGCACCGCCAATCCGGAATTAGCCAGCGCCATATGCAACCACCTCGGCTGCCATCTGACCCCCACGCTGTGCGAAACATTCAGTGACGGTGAAATCAGAATCGAAATAGGCGACAATGTTCGCGGAGATGATGTTTTCATCGTCCAGCCGACTTGCGCTCCTGTCAACGACAACCTGATTCAGCTCAGCCTGATGCTTGACGCTCTGAAAAGAGCCAGTGTCGGACGTGTGACTGCGGTTGTCCCCTACTACGGGTACGCCCGTCAGGACCGCAAGGTCAGCCCGCGCGCTCCCATCAGCGCCAGACTGATGGCGGACCTGCTGGAAGCTGCGGGGATGCACCGGCTTGTCACGGTGGATCTGCACGCGGGACAGATTCAGGGATTTTTCAACTGTCCGGTGGACAACCTGTACGCCGCACCTGTCATTCTTGACTACCTGCGTCAGACTGTCACCAACGACATTGTTATCGTATCGCCCGATGCGGGCGGTGTGGAACGCGCACGCGCCTATGCCAAACGTCTGGGCGCTTCTCTTGCAATCATCGACAAACGACGCGATAAACCAAATCAGGCCGAGGCCATGAACGTTATCGGCGAAGTGAAAGGCAAAACAGCCATTGTCGTTGATGATATGATCGACACAGCCGGCACCATGGTAGCCGCAGGCAATGTTCTGCTTACCAAGGGAGCCAAGGAAGTGATGGCTTGCACAACGCACCCTGTCCTGTCCGGACCGGCCATTGAGCGGCTCTGCGAATCTTCTTTCTCGCAGGTGGTTGTCACCGACACCATTCCGCTCGGGTCCAAACTTCAGGCATGCAGCAAACTGAAGGTACTTTCCGTTGCGGGATTGCTGGCAAAGGCCATCCATAATATCCACACGGAATCGTCCGTCAGCGTGCTTTTTGTGTAG
- a CDS encoding 50S ribosomal protein L25/general stress protein Ctc, whose protein sequence is MSQQMTLSVQKREGLGKGANRKLRTAKKVPGIFYNSEGKNIPVAIDGTQLEKLYETAGKTTVFNLDIEGETAPCLIWQIERHPYKPFFTHVDLFGVDMEKPIKARIPLKITGVAKGTKIGGRMEVYRDFVDVFTKPGSMPKVIDINVSNMEMGDAVHVADLKLEDGHCIYDSNYVIVRVSAPRGGKGEEGEDA, encoded by the coding sequence ATGTCCCAGCAGATGACACTGAGCGTCCAGAAGCGTGAAGGACTGGGCAAAGGTGCCAATCGCAAGCTGCGCACCGCCAAAAAGGTTCCCGGCATTTTCTACAATAGCGAGGGCAAAAACATTCCCGTAGCTATTGACGGTACCCAGCTGGAAAAGCTGTACGAAACCGCCGGCAAGACCACGGTCTTCAACCTTGATATCGAAGGCGAAACCGCTCCTTGCCTTATCTGGCAGATCGAACGCCATCCTTACAAGCCTTTCTTCACCCATGTCGATCTGTTCGGCGTGGACATGGAAAAGCCCATCAAGGCACGTATTCCGCTTAAAATCACCGGTGTGGCCAAAGGCACCAAGATCGGCGGCCGCATGGAAGTGTACCGTGACTTTGTTGATGTATTCACCAAGCCCGGTTCCATGCCCAAGGTGATCGACATTAATGTTTCCAACATGGAAATGGGCGATGCCGTTCATGTTGCCGACCTCAAGCTGGAAGACGGACACTGCATATATGACAGCAACTATGTCATCGTGCGTGTATCCGCCCCCCGCGGCGGCAAGGGAGAAGAAGGCGAAGACGCATAA
- the pth gene encoding aminoacyl-tRNA hydrolase: MNLDGLIVGLGNPGKEYENTRHNLGFMLADALLDEVRRTAPHAVTSLGTGKKKYDLWKCAPLTGGSSWLVAKPLTFMNRSGDAVAHICGFYRIPPEKILVLHDELDLPLGRMKFKTAGGLAGHNGLKSIAERTGSKDFHRLRLGIGKPQSGQTTGYVLGRFGKDEQALVEKVLQAGVEGIRIFAQQGAVAATQFINAQDIQ, translated from the coding sequence ATGAATTTAGACGGCCTGATTGTCGGCCTTGGCAACCCCGGCAAGGAATATGAAAACACCAGACATAATCTGGGGTTCATGCTGGCGGACGCCCTACTTGATGAAGTAAGGCGCACCGCGCCCCATGCCGTCACATCACTCGGCACGGGCAAAAAAAAATACGACTTGTGGAAGTGTGCCCCGCTTACCGGCGGGTCGTCCTGGCTGGTGGCAAAGCCGCTTACGTTCATGAACAGAAGCGGTGATGCCGTTGCGCACATATGCGGATTTTATCGCATACCACCGGAAAAAATACTGGTGCTGCACGACGAGCTGGATCTGCCGCTGGGCCGCATGAAATTTAAAACGGCAGGAGGACTTGCCGGCCACAACGGGCTGAAGTCCATCGCCGAACGCACCGGAAGCAAAGATTTTCACCGCCTGCGTCTGGGCATAGGCAAGCCCCAGTCCGGTCAGACCACAGGGTATGTGCTGGGCAGGTTCGGCAAAGACGAACAGGCACTGGTGGAAAAAGTGCTGCAGGCAGGAGTGGAAGGCATACGGATTTTTGCTCAGCAGGGAGCCGTGGCCGCCACCCAGTTCATCAACGCTCAAGACATCCAGTAA
- a CDS encoding CarD family transcriptional regulator, with the protein MFVPDQLVVYPAQGVGKVERLESQVVGGAEAEFYIVRILSNNVTLMVPVKNAVNVGLRALCSAEEGQKILDSLQDRSDFTGYTGQNWNRRYREYSEKLKSGSLEDVAYVLKELLLIGKDKELSFGERRLLEQSMGLITLELAHALDTTQEDVKARIEVFFEDVLHPEENPE; encoded by the coding sequence GTGTTTGTTCCCGATCAACTCGTCGTCTATCCTGCTCAGGGCGTGGGTAAAGTAGAACGCCTTGAATCTCAGGTTGTCGGCGGCGCAGAAGCCGAATTCTACATCGTTCGTATTTTAAGCAACAATGTGACCCTGATGGTTCCCGTAAAAAATGCGGTGAACGTCGGACTGCGCGCGCTGTGCTCGGCAGAAGAAGGGCAAAAGATACTTGATAGCCTGCAGGACCGTTCGGACTTTACCGGCTATACCGGCCAGAACTGGAACAGAAGATATCGTGAATATTCTGAAAAGCTGAAAAGCGGCAGTCTTGAGGATGTGGCATACGTGCTCAAGGAACTGCTGCTTATCGGTAAAGACAAAGAGCTTTCTTTCGGTGAACGGCGTCTGCTTGAACAGTCTATGGGGCTGATTACCCTGGAACTGGCTCATGCACTTGACACCACTCAGGAAGACGTAAAAGCGCGTATTGAGGTTTTCTTCGAAGATGTGCTCCATCCCGAGGAAAATCCCGAATAG
- the rho gene encoding transcription termination factor Rho → MYLSELKTKSMAELMELADQYNVENPSNLRKQELIFALLQNCASQNGAIYGEGVLEILPDGFGFLRSPMYSYMPGPDDIYVSPSQIRRFTLRKGDIVSGQIRPPKEGERYFALLKVTEIGCQPPEKAKNLVLFDNLTPVYPDRQLIMENGDKNFSGRVIDLMAPIGCGQRGLIVAPPRTGKTVLLQNLANSINANNPDVYLIVLLIDERPEEVTDMERTVKNAEVISSTFDEPPQRHVQVCEMVLEKAKRLVERKRDVVILLDSITRLGRAYNAVTPSSGRVLSGGLDANALQRPKRFFGAARNIEEGGSLTIIATALIDTGSRMDEVIFEEFKGTGNLDIYLDRHLSEKRVFPAIDINRTGTRKEDLLLSDEVLNRVWILRKILAPMNSVDSMEFLLDKMRGTKSNRDFLIGMNK, encoded by the coding sequence ATGTATTTGTCTGAGCTGAAAACAAAAAGCATGGCGGAACTGATGGAGCTGGCAGACCAGTATAACGTCGAAAATCCGAGTAACCTGCGCAAGCAGGAACTTATTTTCGCCCTGCTGCAGAACTGTGCTTCACAAAACGGTGCCATCTACGGTGAAGGCGTTCTGGAAATTCTGCCCGACGGATTCGGTTTTTTACGCTCGCCCATGTACAGCTACATGCCGGGTCCGGACGACATTTATGTTTCTCCTTCGCAGATCAGAAGATTTACCCTACGCAAAGGTGACATAGTTTCCGGACAGATACGGCCTCCGAAAGAGGGAGAGCGATACTTCGCTCTGCTTAAAGTAACCGAAATCGGATGCCAGCCCCCCGAAAAGGCAAAAAATCTTGTCCTTTTCGACAACCTGACCCCCGTTTACCCTGACAGACAGCTTATTATGGAAAACGGGGACAAAAACTTCTCAGGCAGGGTCATAGACCTTATGGCACCCATCGGGTGCGGGCAGCGCGGCCTTATTGTCGCTCCGCCCAGAACAGGTAAAACCGTCCTGCTCCAGAACCTCGCCAACTCGATCAACGCCAACAATCCTGACGTCTACCTCATTGTCCTGCTTATAGACGAGCGCCCCGAAGAAGTTACCGACATGGAGCGCACCGTCAAAAATGCCGAAGTCATCAGCTCCACATTTGACGAACCGCCCCAGAGGCATGTTCAGGTGTGTGAAATGGTACTGGAAAAGGCAAAGCGTCTGGTCGAACGCAAACGTGACGTCGTGATTCTTCTTGATTCCATAACCCGTCTGGGGCGCGCATATAATGCTGTAACCCCCTCTTCCGGCAGGGTTCTTTCCGGCGGACTAGACGCCAACGCCCTGCAGCGTCCCAAGCGGTTTTTCGGTGCTGCGCGCAATATTGAAGAAGGCGGAAGCCTCACCATCATCGCCACAGCTCTGATCGACACCGGTTCCCGTATGGACGAAGTGATCTTTGAAGAATTCAAAGGCACAGGCAACCTTGATATTTATCTTGATCGCCACCTTTCTGAAAAACGCGTATTCCCGGCCATTGATATCAACAGAACCGGTACGCGCAAAGAAGATCTTCTGCTTTCGGATGAAGTGCTCAACAGAGTGTGGATTCTGCGCAAAATTCTGGCACCCATGAACTCTGTCGACAGTATGGAGTTTTTGCTGGACAAAATGCGGGGTACCAAAAGCAATCGGGACTTTCTTATCGGGATGAATAAATAA